The Toxorhynchites rutilus septentrionalis strain SRP chromosome 1, ASM2978413v1, whole genome shotgun sequence genome contains the following window.
ACAGTtgttcaaactaatggtcgcaggaATTCAAgcctcctacagaagaagaacatTTCGTTCTGAAATTTCCAAATTATCTGTACTGCGTTGTACGTATATTTTCTTCGTACAATTTCAACGAAACTGTGtatgatttgagttatttttacaGATGTGCTAAAGAATACGTAAAGGCATACAAAGCAGCTGTAGATGTAACTGAAGCTACCAAACATAGCTTCACGAAAGAaatgtacttttaaactgaataGAGTTTAATTAGTCTTCAAAAATGCGAGATGAATAATATAAGTCTGTAACTCTATTGTATAGAaaacatatgaggggcttagaatgcaaggggtgtaagtgacttgatcgatttcttttcatcaactttttctttagttaataactcaactgcaaaatcgTTCCAATATGAGTTTGTTATACCATCCGATAGACGAGGTTCTGACCTTTCTTCAAGAtggtcaaatacagctgggaatgaatttgcagctaagttatgaccaaaagagagagtcgatgtaaagaattcaatcaaatcacttacacccctttcattctaagcccctcatatctGATACGAAAAAAGACCCATTCATTCATAACATTCActttaaaatgtttttattccacttCATGAATTGTTTACTCGTTACGCTGCACCCCAATGCCGTCCACGCGAATCTTAATTTTTCCCGAAAAAAAGGCATTTACAGACATAAAAAAATCTTTGGCATCCCTGGCACTTGTTCTTTTGCTGCGATAGGTTTAGGAAGCTTTCGTGCCGTCGAAACAGTGAAAACCGAGAAATTTATCGGCATTTAACGATTGATATTTGTTTCGATTCTGGTATCAGATAGTTTGTCCCAAATATACCGGGAAGCGGTAATTATAATCGAGTAGTTTATAAAGGTTACCTTACTGAACATGAAATTGTTGTTTACTAGGAATAAAGATGGACGATGTTTGGGACAATGACAATGGGGGAAATGTTGCCGTGGATAACAGATCGTACAAACCCAATTACAGCAGCGGTGGCGGTGGcgatggtggtggtggtggtggtggataTAAAGAGCGTACCTCAGTGGAAGTATCTTCCCGGTCGATCCCACGGATAATCGGCAGACAGGGAAGCAACATAAAAAGAATCCGCTATGAGTCTCAGGCGGAAGTCGAAATAGGTGAGTTTTGGTTTCGCTTTGAAAAAAGAAGCCCCGTATACGTGTTAATTTTAGCGTGATTATTGTGAGACTATTGCAAATATCTCGTTTTCGTAACACGAATAACAATTTCACCCTGAAGCATGTCGGAGAATTGAAGTCCTATTTATGTTTGTGTAATCGAGTCAAACTTTTGCAGAAAAAagaagtttgataacaatacaaaCAACAAGAATTCTAATATTTGCCACTCTTGCTCTATATGCACTTCGTAATTTTTACAGACGATAAAATTCCTGGTAATGGTCGTTCCACAATACATCTTACCGGGACAATGGGCGAAATAAATCGTGCTAAGGATGCTATATACGAGATATTGAACAGTCGCGGCCCTGGGCCGGATGGCGAAGGACGAGGCAAAGCTCCACCCTTCAACAACTGTACTAACGGTAGCGGTGGCAGAGGAGGTGGAGGAGGATACGGACGTGATGATCGGCGAGGTCAAGAATATCGTCCTCGTGGTAACGACTACAATTTCTCCGATTCCAACAATCGTGGTGGCGACTACAATTCCTTCAATTCCAACACACGTGGTAGAGACTACAATTTCTCCAATTCCAACTCTCGCGGTAGTTATAATCAACCCTCTTCCGGCTCTGGTTCGAATTATGGCAATCAAAAATCGTATGGTACCGGCTCGGGCTCGAATTACGGCAATCAAAAATCATATGGTACGAAAGAGGACGAACGAAGCACCAGTCCGTCCGTAATCGACTGGGATAAGCTAAACGAACAGTGTGATCAGGCAATGGAGGAGCAGTGGGCTAAATGTCCCCCGCTACTGAAGAATTTCTATCACGAATTGCCTGAGGTAGCCGAAATGAGTCTGGAGGAGGTTAACGCCTTTCGACTAGCGAACAACAACATTGTTGTGGATAGAACCTTCAAGGATCCGGAAAACCCCTCGCTTCCCATTCCTAACCCCATTCAAACATTCGAACAGGCTTTTCACGAGTATCCCGAATTGCTAGAAGAGATCAAGAAACAGAAATTTGAGAAGCCATCACCCATACAGTCCCAAGCTTGGCCAGTGCTGTTGAAAGGAGAAGATCTAATCGGTATTGCTCAGACCGGAACGGGTAAGACATTGGCTTTTCTGTTCCCAGCTTTCATTCATATCGAGGGCCAAACCGTGCCCCGCGGACAACGTGGTGGACCAAATGTACTCGTAATGGCACCCACTCGAGAACTGGCGCTACAGATCGAGAAAGAAGTTTTCAAGTATCAGTTCCGTGATATTAAAGCGTTGTGTTTGTACGGTGGCGGAGACAGGCGAAAGCAGATAAACAAGGTAGAAGCGGGCGTGGAGATAATAATCGCTACACCGGGTAGGTTGAATGATCTGGTGAGCGCCAATGTACTTGATATAACCAGTATCACTTATCTGGTGTTGGATGAAGCGGATCGGATGCTTGATATGGGTTTCGAGCCGCAGATCCGCAAGTTGCTGTTAGATATTCGACCCGATCGACAAACCATTATGACCAGTGCGACTTGGCCACCGGGCGTGCGTCGATTGGCACAAAGTTATATGAACAATCCCGTGCAGGTATACGTGGGAACGCTGGATCTTGCCGCAACACATACCGTTACTCAACAGATTGAGGTTATTGATGAGGAGGACAAGTACATGCGGGTAATGAATTTTGTTCAGAATATGGGTCAGAAGGACAAGGCTATTATATTTTGCGGAAGGAAAACTCGCGCAGATGATTTATCGAGCGAGTTTGTGCTCGCAGGAATAAACTGCCAGAGTATCCATGGAGATCGAGACCAAGCGGATCGAGAGCAAGCCTTAGAGGATATAAAGCGCGGTGATGTGAACGTGCTGATCGCAACGGACGTTGCCTCGCGCGGACTCGATATTGAGGATATCACTCATGTGGTAAACTATGATTTTCCGAGGAATGTCGAGGAGTATGTTCATCGGGTAGGACGGACGGGTCGCGCCGGCAGGAGTGGCATTGCGTTGAGCTTTTTCACTCGATCGGATTGGGCTGTTGCAGGTGATTTGATTAAAATTTTAGAGGAAGCGGAGCAGGACATTCCGGAAGAGGTTAAGCTGATGGCGGAAAGGTTTGCCGCCAAAAAAGAGCGAGAAGCCCGTGAAGGAGGAGGTAGAGGTGGCTACGGTGGGCGTCGTGGAGGAGGTGGTGGTCGTGGTGGTGGCTATGGCGGTGGAAGTGGTGGCTACGGCGGTGGCGGAGGTGGTGGTTATGGAGGCGGAAATAGATGGTAATGTGGCAAGGTTCACATTCTTcgaattatatttgtttttcgtcAAATTTACGATTTTTTGTTTCGTCTCTATC
Protein-coding sequences here:
- the LOC129777810 gene encoding probable ATP-dependent RNA helicase DDX43 — encoded protein: MDDVWDNDNGGNVAVDNRSYKPNYSSGGGGDGGGGGGGYKERTSVEVSSRSIPRIIGRQGSNIKRIRYESQAEVEIDDKIPGNGRSTIHLTGTMGEINRAKDAIYEILNSRGPGPDGEGRGKAPPFNNCTNGSGGRGGGGGYGRDDRRGQEYRPRGNDYNFSDSNNRGGDYNSFNSNTRGRDYNFSNSNSRGSYNQPSSGSGSNYGNQKSYGTGSGSNYGNQKSYGTKEDERSTSPSVIDWDKLNEQCDQAMEEQWAKCPPLLKNFYHELPEVAEMSLEEVNAFRLANNNIVVDRTFKDPENPSLPIPNPIQTFEQAFHEYPELLEEIKKQKFEKPSPIQSQAWPVLLKGEDLIGIAQTGTGKTLAFLFPAFIHIEGQTVPRGQRGGPNVLVMAPTRELALQIEKEVFKYQFRDIKALCLYGGGDRRKQINKVEAGVEIIIATPGRLNDLVSANVLDITSITYLVLDEADRMLDMGFEPQIRKLLLDIRPDRQTIMTSATWPPGVRRLAQSYMNNPVQVYVGTLDLAATHTVTQQIEVIDEEDKYMRVMNFVQNMGQKDKAIIFCGRKTRADDLSSEFVLAGINCQSIHGDRDQADREQALEDIKRGDVNVLIATDVASRGLDIEDITHVVNYDFPRNVEEYVHRVGRTGRAGRSGIALSFFTRSDWAVAGDLIKILEEAEQDIPEEVKLMAERFAAKKEREAREGGGRGGYGGRRGGGGGRGGGYGGGSGGYGGGGGGGYGGGNRW